Proteins found in one Corynebacterium sanguinis genomic segment:
- a CDS encoding HAD-IA family hydrolase — MQALIIDYAGVLDTDAEDQRRWRTLIESVKDTGIKTAILSNVEAEGEQADQVREWEFRGIVDAVVLSGEVGARKPERAAFQAAADAVDAPLADCVMIDDDIMNVRGAVENGMIGILHTAFERTAVEIQSLFDIEGEFE, encoded by the coding sequence ATGCAGGCACTCATCATTGACTACGCCGGAGTTCTCGACACCGATGCCGAGGACCAGCGCCGGTGGCGCACCTTGATCGAGTCCGTGAAGGACACGGGCATTAAAACCGCCATCCTCTCCAACGTCGAGGCCGAGGGGGAGCAGGCCGACCAGGTGCGCGAGTGGGAGTTCCGCGGGATAGTCGATGCGGTCGTGCTCTCTGGCGAGGTGGGTGCGCGCAAGCCCGAGCGCGCCGCGTTCCAGGCCGCCGCGGACGCGGTCGACGCCCCGCTGGCCGACTGCGTGATGATCGACGACGACATCATGAACGTGCGCGGCGCCGTGGAAAACGGCATGATCGGCATCCTGCACACCGCCTTCGAGCGCACCGCTGTGGAGATCCAGTCCCTGTTCGACATTGAGGGTGAGTTCGAGTGA
- the secA gene encoding preprotein translocase subunit SecA, translating into MFGLSKLLRAGEGRTVKRLAKMADEVIALEDEYASLSDAELKAKTAEFKRLIADGTSLDELLIDAFATAREASWRVLGQKHYRVQVMGGAALHFGSVAEMKTGEGKTLTSVLPAYLNGLEGKGVHIVTVNDYLAKRDAEMMGRVHHFLGLDVGVILSEMRPPERKKAYAADITYGTNNELGFDYLRDNMTRSTADMVQRGHNYAIVDEVDSILIDEARTPLIISGPVDGSSQFFTVFAQLAPRMREGIHYEVDKRKRTIGVTEEGVEYVEDQLGIDNLYAPEHSQLVSYLNNAIKAKELFERDKDYIIRKGEVLIVDGFTGRVLAGRRYNEGMHQAIEAKENVEIKNENQTLATVTLQNYFRLYDKLAGMTGTAETEAAELHQIYGLDVVAIPPNKPNQRVDHDDLVYKTQEAKFAAVADDIAEHVENGQPVLVGTTSVERSEYLSQLLTRKGVKHNVLNAKHHEEEGRIIAEAGLPGKVTVSTNMAGRGTDIVLGGNPEVLLDARLQEQGLDPFEDEERYQEAWNEQLPKARERSMQLGDEVREAGGLYVIGTERHESRRIDNQLRGRSGRQGDPGETRFYLSMRDELMVRFVGQTMENMMNRLNVPDDVPIEAKMVSNAIKGAQSQVENQNFEMRKNVLKYDEVLNEQRKVVYRERQEILGAKDIKDQIRRMITDTVGAYVDGATAEGYVEDWDLDELFNALDSLYGPSVTPQQLIDGSEYGRPGELTAGQLREALVADAQAQYDALEANVAAIGGEAQMRNVERMVILPVIDTKWREHLYEMDYLKEGIGLRAMAQRDPLVEYQKEGGDMFHAMEEAVQEETVRQLFMMRKQFEQQPGAETATT; encoded by the coding sequence GTGTTTGGACTTTCAAAGCTTCTCCGAGCCGGTGAGGGTCGCACCGTTAAGCGCCTCGCCAAGATGGCCGACGAGGTCATCGCCCTCGAAGACGAGTACGCGAGCCTGAGCGACGCTGAGCTCAAGGCAAAAACCGCCGAGTTCAAGCGGCTCATCGCGGACGGCACCAGCTTGGACGAGCTGCTTATCGACGCCTTCGCCACCGCCCGGGAGGCCTCGTGGCGCGTGCTGGGCCAGAAGCACTACCGAGTCCAGGTCATGGGTGGCGCGGCGCTGCACTTCGGGTCCGTCGCCGAGATGAAAACCGGTGAGGGCAAGACCCTGACTTCTGTGCTTCCGGCGTACCTCAATGGCCTTGAGGGCAAGGGAGTGCACATCGTTACCGTCAACGACTACCTGGCTAAGCGCGATGCCGAGATGATGGGCCGCGTGCACCACTTCCTGGGCCTCGACGTGGGCGTGATCTTGTCCGAGATGCGCCCGCCGGAGCGCAAGAAGGCCTACGCGGCGGATATCACGTACGGCACGAACAACGAGCTCGGTTTCGATTACCTGCGCGACAACATGACCCGCTCGACGGCGGATATGGTCCAGCGCGGACACAATTACGCCATCGTTGATGAGGTCGACTCGATCCTGATTGATGAGGCGCGCACCCCGCTGATTATTTCGGGCCCCGTCGACGGTTCGAGCCAATTCTTCACCGTCTTCGCGCAGCTCGCGCCGCGCATGCGCGAGGGCATTCACTATGAGGTGGACAAGCGCAAGCGCACCATCGGCGTGACCGAGGAGGGTGTGGAGTACGTCGAGGACCAGCTCGGCATCGACAACCTGTACGCCCCGGAGCACTCCCAGCTGGTGTCGTACCTCAACAACGCGATTAAGGCCAAGGAGCTCTTCGAGCGCGACAAGGACTACATCATCCGCAAGGGTGAGGTGTTGATCGTCGATGGCTTTACCGGACGCGTGCTGGCGGGGCGACGCTACAACGAGGGCATGCACCAGGCCATTGAGGCCAAGGAAAACGTCGAGATCAAAAACGAGAACCAGACTTTGGCGACCGTGACCTTGCAGAACTACTTCCGCCTCTACGACAAGCTCGCCGGCATGACGGGTACCGCGGAGACGGAGGCCGCCGAGCTGCACCAGATTTACGGCCTCGACGTCGTGGCAATTCCGCCGAACAAGCCGAACCAGCGCGTTGACCATGACGATTTGGTGTACAAAACCCAGGAGGCGAAGTTCGCCGCTGTGGCGGATGATATTGCTGAGCATGTCGAAAACGGCCAGCCGGTGCTAGTGGGCACGACCTCGGTCGAGCGTTCCGAGTACCTGTCTCAGCTTCTCACCCGCAAGGGTGTCAAGCACAACGTGCTCAACGCGAAGCACCACGAGGAGGAGGGCCGAATCATCGCCGAGGCGGGGCTGCCCGGCAAGGTGACGGTGTCGACGAACATGGCCGGCCGCGGCACCGACATCGTGCTCGGCGGCAACCCGGAGGTGCTGCTCGACGCCCGGCTCCAGGAGCAGGGTCTTGACCCCTTCGAGGACGAGGAGCGCTACCAGGAGGCGTGGAACGAGCAGCTGCCGAAGGCGCGCGAGCGGTCAATGCAGCTTGGCGACGAGGTCCGCGAGGCCGGCGGCCTGTACGTTATCGGCACGGAGCGCCACGAGTCGCGCCGCATCGACAACCAGTTGCGCGGCCGTTCGGGCCGCCAAGGCGATCCGGGTGAGACCCGTTTTTACCTCTCCATGCGTGATGAGTTGATGGTCCGCTTCGTCGGCCAGACCATGGAGAACATGATGAACCGCCTCAACGTCCCCGATGACGTGCCGATCGAGGCGAAGATGGTCTCCAACGCGATCAAGGGCGCGCAGAGCCAGGTGGAGAACCAGAACTTTGAGATGCGCAAGAACGTGCTCAAGTACGACGAGGTGCTCAACGAGCAGCGCAAGGTGGTCTACCGCGAGCGCCAGGAAATCCTCGGCGCGAAAGACATCAAGGACCAGATCCGCCGCATGATCACCGACACCGTCGGCGCCTACGTCGACGGCGCGACGGCGGAAGGCTACGTGGAGGACTGGGACCTCGATGAGCTGTTCAACGCGCTCGACTCCCTCTACGGCCCGTCCGTGACGCCGCAGCAGCTTATCGACGGCTCCGAGTACGGCCGTCCCGGCGAGCTCACCGCCGGCCAGCTACGCGAAGCCCTCGTCGCCGACGCCCAGGCCCAGTACGACGCGCTGGAGGCCAACGTCGCCGCGATTGGCGGGGAGGCGCAGATGCGCAACGTCGAGCGCATGGTCATCCTGCCGGTGATCGACACGAAGTGGCGCGAGCACCTCTACGAGATGGACTACCTTAAGGAAGGCATCGGCCTGCGCGCGATGGCGCAGCGCGACCCGCTGGTGGAGTACCAGAAGGAGGGCGGCGACATGTTCCACGCGATGGAGGAGGCCGTCCAGGAGGAAACCGTGCGCCAGCTGTTCATGATGCGCAAGCAGTTCGAGCAGCAACCGGGAGCTGAGACCGCGACGACTTAG
- a CDS encoding LpqB family beta-propeller domain-containing protein has product MRSFRARPSRVVSALAALTAGALVTSCASLPTDSAPQVIRSFDAPTQVNPDITPAPDSDPDVLLRDFFAASAVPAGNYEGAKSFLTDAARQAWDPSASTIVVDRISVNTLASGGDTQSFNVQGNVIGELRPGGSFIPARQGYEATMEVQRVDGQWRISSLPAGAVIERTEMRNRYQPFNLYFFNRDGTQLVPDRRWVFAERDTLETTLITLLLRGPSERVRTAFKFDLPAEAAYTGVEDGAYTFTGLSGLGEQERLRFAAQLVWTLAGAGVSGPIAIYADGDPLLPGTESFSREDFPNVSPVATVEEERLYTLAGGRLFEVAEEKAQPMDGRVAEQGNIVAADVTAAGDYAIITGAEGDQVFRAGAFEQGAREILRGDNFTRPTFESSGSGIWTVMNGRQVQRAVQAPSGEYSTAEVVVELPQGVDGSISVLRLSNTGVRAVMVIEGTLYTGIVEQYGDGERRVINVLEYAPDLAGSVISADWQPDGSIIAGTSNPGSPVVRVEQDGSGTTGKPIGNITAPVVAVAAGADMIYATDANAVLQLPSGATDVPNWREVPGLQGVRSVPIVAR; this is encoded by the coding sequence ATGCGTAGTTTCCGCGCGCGGCCCAGCCGCGTTGTTTCGGCGCTCGCGGCGCTGACCGCGGGCGCGCTGGTTACGTCCTGCGCTTCGCTGCCGACGGATTCGGCGCCGCAGGTGATTCGCAGCTTTGACGCCCCGACACAGGTTAACCCCGATATCACGCCTGCGCCTGACAGTGACCCTGACGTACTGCTGCGGGATTTCTTCGCGGCCTCCGCGGTGCCGGCGGGCAACTACGAGGGTGCGAAGAGCTTTCTCACGGACGCGGCGCGCCAGGCCTGGGACCCCAGCGCCTCGACGATCGTCGTGGACCGGATCAGCGTGAACACCCTGGCTAGTGGAGGTGACACCCAGAGCTTCAACGTGCAGGGCAACGTCATCGGGGAGTTGCGACCGGGCGGCTCTTTTATCCCCGCGCGCCAGGGTTACGAGGCGACGATGGAGGTCCAGCGCGTCGACGGCCAGTGGCGGATCTCGTCCCTGCCGGCCGGTGCTGTGATCGAGCGCACGGAAATGCGCAACCGCTACCAGCCGTTTAACCTGTACTTCTTCAACCGCGACGGCACTCAACTCGTGCCGGATCGTCGCTGGGTGTTCGCCGAGCGTGACACCTTGGAAACCACGCTGATTACGCTTCTGCTTCGCGGGCCCTCGGAGCGGGTACGCACGGCGTTCAAGTTCGATCTTCCTGCCGAGGCCGCCTACACCGGGGTGGAAGACGGTGCGTACACGTTCACGGGTCTAAGCGGGTTGGGGGAGCAGGAGCGCCTGCGCTTCGCGGCCCAGCTGGTGTGGACCTTGGCCGGTGCCGGTGTGAGCGGGCCGATTGCGATCTACGCCGACGGTGATCCTCTGCTGCCGGGAACGGAAAGCTTCTCACGCGAGGACTTCCCCAACGTCAGCCCGGTGGCGACGGTGGAGGAAGAGCGGCTTTACACCCTGGCGGGTGGACGCCTGTTCGAGGTGGCCGAGGAGAAGGCACAGCCGATGGATGGCAGGGTTGCTGAGCAGGGCAATATCGTCGCCGCTGACGTCACCGCGGCTGGTGACTACGCAATCATCACCGGTGCTGAGGGGGACCAGGTGTTCCGCGCGGGAGCGTTTGAGCAGGGTGCGCGCGAGATTTTAAGGGGCGATAACTTCACGCGACCGACGTTTGAGAGCTCAGGCTCCGGGATCTGGACGGTCATGAATGGCCGCCAGGTGCAGCGCGCCGTGCAGGCCCCGTCGGGGGAGTACTCCACGGCGGAGGTGGTTGTCGAGCTGCCGCAGGGCGTCGACGGAAGTATTTCAGTGCTGCGGCTGTCCAACACGGGGGTTCGCGCGGTCATGGTGATCGAGGGCACGCTGTATACCGGCATTGTTGAGCAGTACGGCGACGGCGAGCGCCGCGTGATTAACGTTCTGGAGTACGCGCCGGATTTGGCGGGCAGCGTGATTTCGGCGGACTGGCAGCCTGACGGGTCGATCATCGCGGGTACCAGTAACCCGGGCTCGCCGGTGGTGCGCGTGGAGCAGGACGGTTCGGGTACGACGGGCAAGCCGATTGGAAATATCACCGCGCCGGTCGTGGCTGTCGCGGCGGGGGCGGACATGATCTACGCCACAGACGCGAACGCGGTGCTGCAGCTGCCGTCGGGTGCGACAGACGTCCCGAACTGGCGCGAGGTGCCTGGGTTGCAGGGTGTGCGATCCGTTCCGATTGTGGCCCGGTAG
- the mtrB gene encoding MtrAB system histidine kinase MtrB, with amino-acid sequence MREHVAEAWRTSLQVRFVGTVLIVSTVVMLVLGFAVASVVAQRVTTAKVGLATTEIERARVVAEEQIDGSGSTGSTQTRFNSARAVLGQRSQQDSEAAAVYEPVLLLENADGSLTTSPEGYEVPERLRQFVSEGNVAYQFHEALRSDGSSYKALIVGTPTSSDIPGLQVYLVMSMEAEASTLALMRGLLVSAILVVVVLLVGIAWLASQQIVAPVRSASRTAERFAAGHLRERMPVDGEDEMAVLALSFNDMADKLSRQITQLEEYGDLQRQFTSDVSHELRTPLTTVRMAADMIAADPDSLEPTTRRASELMTRELDRFEELLGDLLEISRHDAGVADLSPAKMDARAPIEAAWQHTRHLADELDVEVNFIVPDEPVQIEGDSRRIERVIRNLIANAVDHSEGNPVTVELTQNDEAVAITVTDEGIGLKPGEEDLVFNRFWRADKSRKRHSGGTGLGLAIAREDALLHKGTLDAAGTVNVGSQFRLVLPRDPRTGFVTAPVDLKAPTARTAKGA; translated from the coding sequence GTGCGGGAGCACGTCGCCGAGGCATGGCGCACGTCCCTGCAGGTCAGGTTCGTGGGCACGGTGCTGATCGTGTCCACCGTGGTCATGCTGGTCCTGGGCTTTGCGGTGGCCTCGGTGGTGGCCCAGAGGGTGACCACCGCGAAGGTGGGCCTGGCGACGACGGAAATCGAGCGCGCCCGGGTGGTGGCCGAGGAGCAGATTGACGGTTCAGGGTCGACGGGGTCAACCCAGACGCGCTTCAACTCCGCGCGCGCCGTGCTGGGGCAGAGGTCGCAGCAGGATTCGGAGGCTGCCGCCGTCTACGAGCCGGTGCTGCTGTTAGAAAACGCCGATGGCTCGCTGACCACCTCGCCGGAGGGCTATGAGGTGCCGGAGCGGCTGCGCCAGTTCGTTTCTGAAGGCAACGTCGCCTACCAGTTCCACGAGGCGCTGCGTTCCGATGGCTCAAGTTACAAGGCCCTGATCGTGGGCACCCCGACCAGCTCGGATATCCCGGGCCTGCAGGTGTATTTGGTGATGAGCATGGAGGCCGAGGCGTCGACCCTCGCGCTGATGCGCGGCCTGTTGGTCTCGGCCATCCTGGTCGTCGTGGTCCTGCTCGTCGGCATCGCGTGGCTCGCCTCACAGCAGATCGTGGCCCCCGTGCGTTCCGCGTCGCGCACGGCGGAGCGCTTCGCGGCGGGGCATTTGCGCGAGCGCATGCCCGTCGACGGCGAGGACGAGATGGCGGTCTTGGCGCTGTCGTTTAACGACATGGCGGATAAACTGTCGCGCCAGATCACCCAGCTGGAGGAGTACGGTGACCTGCAGCGGCAGTTCACCTCCGACGTGTCGCATGAGCTGCGCACGCCGCTGACCACTGTGCGTATGGCTGCGGACATGATCGCCGCCGACCCGGACAGCTTGGAGCCGACCACGAGGCGCGCCTCCGAGCTGATGACGCGTGAGCTCGACCGCTTCGAGGAGTTGCTGGGGGACCTGCTCGAGATTTCGCGTCACGACGCTGGCGTGGCCGACCTCTCGCCCGCGAAGATGGATGCCCGCGCCCCGATTGAAGCGGCGTGGCAGCACACGCGACACCTGGCTGACGAGCTCGACGTTGAGGTGAACTTCATCGTCCCGGACGAGCCGGTGCAGATCGAGGGCGACTCCCGGCGCATCGAGCGCGTGATCCGCAACCTCATCGCGAACGCCGTGGACCACTCCGAGGGCAACCCCGTGACGGTGGAGCTAACGCAGAACGACGAGGCGGTCGCGATCACGGTGACCGACGAGGGCATCGGACTCAAGCCCGGGGAGGAAGATCTTGTGTTTAACCGCTTCTGGCGCGCGGACAAGTCGCGCAAGCGCCACTCGGGAGGCACCGGCCTGGGCCTGGCGATTGCGCGAGAAGACGCCCTGCTGCACAAGGGAACCCTTGACGCGGCGGGTACCGTCAACGTTGGATCGCAGTTCCGCCTTGTCCTTCCGCGAGACCCGCGCACGGGGTTTGTCACCGCCCCGGTTGACCTGAAAGCGCCCACGGCGCGAACGGCGAAAGGAGCCTAA
- the mtrA gene encoding MtrAB system response regulator MtrA: MPHRILVVDDDPAINEMLTIVLESEGFETQSVTDGAAAVPAFNDYDPDIVLLDLMLPGMNGVDICREIRKVSAVPIVMLTAKTDTVDVVLGLESGADDYITKPFKPKELIARIRARLRRTEEEPAEVLTIGDLTIDVPQHMVTRDGAEIALTPLEFDLLLEMARKPNQVHAREELLESVWGYRNASDTRLVNVHVQRLRSKIEHDPENPEIVLTVRGVGYKTGKPGV; this comes from the coding sequence GTGCCCCACAGGATTTTGGTCGTCGATGATGACCCAGCCATCAACGAGATGCTGACTATCGTGCTCGAGTCGGAAGGCTTTGAGACGCAGTCGGTGACCGACGGCGCGGCGGCGGTTCCGGCCTTTAACGACTACGACCCCGACATCGTTCTTTTGGATTTGATGCTGCCGGGGATGAATGGCGTGGACATCTGCCGCGAGATCCGCAAGGTCTCCGCGGTGCCGATCGTGATGCTCACGGCGAAAACCGACACCGTCGATGTGGTGCTGGGCCTGGAATCGGGTGCTGACGATTACATCACCAAGCCGTTTAAGCCGAAGGAACTCATCGCGCGTATCCGGGCTCGTCTGCGCCGCACCGAGGAGGAGCCCGCCGAGGTGCTTACCATTGGCGACCTCACCATCGACGTGCCGCAGCACATGGTCACGCGCGACGGCGCCGAGATCGCCCTGACCCCACTCGAGTTTGATCTGCTCCTGGAGATGGCGCGCAAGCCCAACCAGGTCCATGCCCGTGAGGAGCTGCTGGAATCCGTCTGGGGCTACCGCAACGCTTCTGACACCCGCCTTGTCAACGTCCACGTCCAGCGCCTGCGTTCGAAGATTGAGCACGATCCGGAGAACCCGGAGATCGTTTTGACCGTGCGCGGCGTCGGGTATAAGACGGGCAAGCCGGGGGTGTAA
- the rsgA gene encoding ribosome small subunit-dependent GTPase A, with amino-acid sequence MARRFSDYDESDVRVRPGKGSRPRSKDRPSHDDAVGGMVVTKDRGRWGVVLDDTGAVVQCMRARELKKVSVEVGDCVGVVGDTSGDKDTLARIVKREDRTSVLRRTADDTDPYERIIVANAQLLLIVSAVTDPPPRTGFVERALIAAFVGGVTPIVCLTKSDLADPAIFRAELEDLDVDVMEVGIDDDIKQLTKRITGRLSALIGHSGVGKSTLVNRIVPDANRETGEVSGVGKGRHTSTQSVALELPGGGWIIDTPGIRSFGLAHVSPDEIVGVFPELAAAAEDCPRGCTHLGPPADPECAWDELDHSSPVGRRALAVRRLLEALHSNNEWELKQLDDKR; translated from the coding sequence GTGGCGAGGCGGTTTTCCGACTACGACGAGTCAGACGTCCGCGTCCGCCCCGGCAAGGGCTCGCGGCCACGCTCCAAGGATCGACCCTCCCACGACGACGCAGTGGGCGGGATGGTGGTTACGAAAGACCGCGGCCGCTGGGGGGTCGTGCTCGACGACACCGGGGCGGTGGTCCAGTGCATGCGGGCGCGGGAGCTGAAGAAGGTCTCCGTCGAGGTGGGCGACTGCGTCGGCGTGGTGGGCGATACCAGCGGCGACAAGGACACCCTAGCGCGCATCGTCAAGCGCGAGGACCGCACCTCGGTGCTGCGCCGCACCGCGGACGACACCGACCCCTACGAGCGCATCATCGTGGCCAACGCGCAGCTGCTGCTGATTGTCAGCGCGGTGACCGATCCCCCGCCGCGCACCGGGTTTGTCGAGCGCGCGCTGATCGCCGCGTTCGTCGGGGGCGTCACCCCAATCGTGTGCCTGACCAAATCTGATCTGGCTGACCCGGCGATTTTCCGCGCGGAGCTCGAAGACCTCGACGTCGACGTGATGGAGGTCGGCATCGACGACGACATCAAGCAGCTCACCAAACGCATCACGGGTCGCCTCTCCGCGCTCATCGGCCACTCCGGCGTGGGCAAATCGACACTGGTCAACCGCATCGTTCCCGACGCCAACCGGGAAACCGGCGAGGTTTCCGGGGTGGGCAAGGGCCGCCACACCTCCACCCAGTCGGTAGCGCTCGAGCTGCCCGGCGGCGGCTGGATCATCGACACCCCCGGCATCCGCTCCTTCGGGCTGGCCCACGTCAGTCCCGACGAGATCGTCGGCGTGTTCCCCGAGCTCGCCGCGGCAGCGGAGGACTGCCCGCGCGGCTGCACGCACCTCGGCCCGCCCGCCGACCCGGAGTGCGCGTGGGACGAGCTCGATCACTCCTCCCCGGTGGGCAGGCGCGCGCTCGCTGTCCGACGCCTGCTGGAGGCGCTGCACTCGAACAACGAGTGGGAGCTAAAGCAGCTCGATGATAAACGGTAG
- a CDS encoding dTMP kinase: protein MIIAVEGIDGAGKNTLVNAIKDGLGAETLAFPRYAESIHAQLAREALHGRMGDLVDSAHGMATLFALDRAGAKPLLDTFTNAPDKIIILDRYVASNAAYTAARTGDDAAARWVFELEFERLGLPQPDLQVLVDTDPAEAGQRARRREESDAARVRDRYERDVSLQHDTFAAYERLADTGWAGRWVKVSDAATIMQAVENLR from the coding sequence ATGATCATCGCGGTAGAGGGAATCGACGGCGCCGGCAAAAATACGCTGGTTAACGCCATCAAAGACGGGCTCGGCGCGGAGACTCTGGCGTTTCCGCGCTACGCGGAGTCCATCCACGCGCAGCTCGCGCGGGAGGCGCTGCACGGCCGGATGGGCGATCTCGTGGACTCGGCGCACGGGATGGCTACCTTGTTCGCGCTGGATCGGGCGGGGGCCAAGCCGCTTCTCGACACCTTCACGAACGCCCCGGACAAAATCATCATCCTAGACCGCTACGTCGCCTCGAACGCCGCGTACACGGCAGCGCGCACCGGCGACGATGCCGCCGCCAGGTGGGTCTTTGAGCTCGAGTTCGAGCGCCTCGGTCTGCCCCAGCCCGACCTGCAGGTGCTGGTGGACACCGACCCCGCGGAGGCGGGGCAGCGCGCGCGCCGCCGTGAGGAAAGCGACGCCGCGCGGGTGCGCGACCGCTACGAGCGCGACGTATCTTTGCAGCATGACACGTTCGCCGCGTATGAGCGACTGGCGGATACCGGCTGGGCGGGTCGGTGGGTCAAGGTGTCCGACGCTGCGACTATTATGCAAGCGGTAGAGAACCTACGTTAA
- a CDS encoding DUF6912 family protein: protein MRVYIPATFSMLASLKDNGVLHPRNGWGFAATPKLTELFTSGDQEEIEAIAFDEAALASIRLLTIGDEEQFPHRRVVVSADVEATGEPEMGESVVRIAGPVELKDVAALHIDVAEAEAATAKAIDNVDAADLGDEDAELAVGDAQDNYMAFYDPSELPFIIELL from the coding sequence GTGAGGGTCTACATCCCGGCGACGTTTTCTATGCTGGCCTCGCTCAAGGACAACGGCGTTCTCCACCCCCGCAACGGCTGGGGTTTCGCCGCGACACCAAAGCTGACGGAGCTTTTCACCTCGGGCGATCAGGAGGAGATTGAGGCGATTGCGTTCGACGAAGCTGCGTTGGCGTCAATACGCTTGCTCACGATTGGGGACGAGGAGCAGTTCCCGCACCGCCGCGTGGTTGTCTCCGCCGATGTGGAGGCCACCGGCGAACCCGAGATGGGGGAGTCCGTGGTCCGCATCGCGGGGCCCGTTGAGCTCAAAGACGTCGCCGCGCTGCATATCGACGTCGCCGAGGCCGAGGCCGCCACCGCGAAGGCGATTGACAACGTCGACGCCGCGGATCTCGGCGACGAGGACGCCGAGCTGGCGGTGGGCGACGCCCAAGACAACTACATGGCCTTCTACGACCCCAGCGAGCTACCGTTTATCATCGAGCTGCTTTAG
- the hpf gene encoding ribosome hibernation-promoting factor, HPF/YfiA family yields the protein MTSADNNDANAVLSPEAQVTITGRNVEVPEHFQERVNAKLAKIEKLDPTLNFFHVELKHEPNPRREAQAQRIQITATGKGHLARAEAKEDSFYAALESAIGKLERSLRKVKVRREISRSGHRAPKSTGQIAAELEAQAREARANAGGQFDVDPYADQIEDVQPGQVVRRKEHPATPKSVDDALSEMELVGHDFYLFIDKETNRPSVVYRRHAFDYGLISLVETDDNA from the coding sequence ATGACTTCTGCAGACAACAACGACGCCAACGCCGTCTTGAGCCCGGAGGCGCAGGTGACCATCACCGGGCGCAACGTCGAGGTCCCCGAGCACTTCCAGGAGCGCGTCAACGCCAAGCTCGCCAAGATTGAGAAGCTTGATCCGACGCTGAATTTCTTCCACGTCGAGCTCAAGCACGAGCCGAACCCGCGCCGTGAGGCGCAGGCGCAGCGCATCCAGATCACCGCCACCGGCAAGGGCCACCTCGCCCGCGCCGAGGCCAAGGAGGACAGCTTCTACGCGGCCCTCGAGTCGGCGATTGGCAAGCTGGAGCGCTCGCTGCGCAAGGTCAAGGTGCGCCGCGAGATTTCCCGCTCCGGCCACCGCGCTCCGAAGTCCACCGGCCAGATCGCCGCGGAGCTCGAGGCACAGGCCCGCGAGGCGCGCGCAAACGCCGGCGGCCAGTTCGACGTGGACCCGTACGCTGACCAAATCGAGGACGTTCAGCCGGGCCAGGTCGTGCGCCGCAAGGAGCACCCCGCCACGCCGAAGAGCGTCGACGACGCCCTGTCCGAGATGGAGCTGGTCGGCCACGACTTCTACCTCTTCATTGACAAGGAGACCAACCGCCCGTCGGTGGTGTACCGTCGTCACGCGTTCGACTACGGCCTGATCTCGCTCGTGGAGACGGACGACAACGCCTAA
- a CDS encoding ComF family protein: MFELVLPRRCAGCAAAGQVLCEKCQHALAALPYRVSTGVDTLAPVFVLGPYAGAHRGIVLSMKERANLAVRRHAGMLLDAALTHLEARGEIPEGAVLVPAPTRRAAARARGGDPVEALCRASGRPTAAVLSLARAARDQSELSAAQRRANLAGQVRCAAVPAGVVIVVDDVVTTGSTLHASVATLLARGADVRACVALCGA; this comes from the coding sequence ATGTTTGAGCTGGTCCTGCCGCGGCGCTGCGCGGGGTGCGCGGCGGCGGGCCAGGTTCTGTGCGAAAAGTGCCAACACGCGCTCGCTGCGCTGCCGTACCGCGTGAGTACGGGCGTCGATACGCTCGCGCCCGTGTTCGTGCTCGGCCCGTACGCGGGCGCGCACCGCGGCATTGTGCTGTCAATGAAGGAGCGCGCCAACCTCGCTGTTCGCAGGCACGCGGGCATGCTTCTCGACGCCGCACTGACGCACCTCGAGGCCCGCGGTGAGATCCCGGAGGGCGCGGTGCTGGTGCCCGCCCCGACGCGCCGGGCGGCGGCGCGTGCTCGCGGCGGCGACCCGGTGGAGGCTCTGTGCCGAGCCAGTGGCAGGCCGACGGCCGCGGTGCTGAGCCTGGCGCGGGCCGCGCGGGATCAGTCGGAGCTCTCCGCCGCGCAGCGGCGGGCGAACCTGGCGGGGCAGGTGCGGTGCGCGGCGGTGCCGGCGGGTGTGGTCATCGTGGTCGATGACGTGGTGACGACCGGCTCGACGCTGCATGCGAGCGTCGCAACGCTGCTTGCCCGCGGAGCCGACGTGCGTGCTTGCGTGGCGCTGTGCGGGGCGTGA